Proteins encoded in a region of the Amia ocellicauda isolate fAmiCal2 chromosome 19, fAmiCal2.hap1, whole genome shotgun sequence genome:
- the fubp1 gene encoding far upstream element-binding protein 1 isoform X6 → MADYSSVAPPSSGAAGGMNDAFKDALQRARQIAAKIGGDTGGAPPPTTNEFGYGGQKRPLEDADDSWTGLNSRTHWEGMPPPFKDQPETKKVASQNDPFSSAMGGMNQPQRSVSEEFKVPDGMVGFIIGRGGEQISRLQQESGCKIQIAPDSGGLPDRSVMLTGSLDSIQTAKRLLTEIVEKGRPGPVFHHSDGPGMAVQEILVPATKAGLVIGKGGETIKQLQERAGVKMVMIQEGPQNTGADKPLRISGEPFKVQQAKEMVMELIRDQGGFREQRNEYGSRMGGSDCSLDVSESLDVPVPRFAVGIVIGRNGEMIKKIQNDTGVRIQFKPDDGSTPERIAQIMGPPDRSQHAAEIITDLLRSVQAGGPPGPGGRGRGRGQGNWNMGPPGGLQEFSFTVPTMKTGLIIGKGGETIKSISQQSGARIELQRNPPPNADPSLKMFTIRGSHQQIDYARQLVEEKIGGPVSPLGGPHGPPGPHGGPAPHGPPGPPGPPAPMGPYNPGPYNQGPPGPHGPPAPYQPQGWGNGFPHWQQGQQDPGFTGKAAADANAAAWAAYYSQYQQQPQAPIAATNAAPGSAQTNGQSQQGQQPQDYTKAWEEYYKKQGQAAPAAAAASQAGGQPDYSAAWAEYYRQQAAYYGQASPQAMPPHPPAPQAQQGQ, encoded by the exons ATGGCTGATTACTCTAGCGTGGCTCCTCCGTCCTCCGGCGCAGCTGGCGGGATGAACGACGCTTTTAAAGATGCCTTGCAAAGGGCGAGACAG ATTGCTGCTAAAATCGGCGGGGACACTGGTGGTGCTCCCCCACCCACTACCAATGAGTTTGGTTATGGAGGTCAGAAAAGACCACTAGAAGATGCAG ATGACTCTTGGACAGGTCTGAACAGTAGAACACACTGGGAGGGAATGCCTCCTCCTTTCAAAG ATCAACCAGAGACAAAGAAGGTGGCTTCACAGAATGATC CTTTTTCTTCTGCAATGGGGGGGATGAACCAGCCCCAGAG gtCTGTTTCTGAGGAGTTTAAAGTTCCAGATGGCATGGTTGGATTTA TCATTGGTAGAGGTGGTGAACAAATTTCTCGCCTGCAGCAAGAATCTGGATGTAAAATACAGATTGCCCCTG ACAGTGGTGGACTTCCTGACAGATCTGTGATGTTGACCGGATCCCTCGATTCCATCCA GACTGCAAAGAGGTTATTAACTGAAATTGTAGAGAAGGGTCGACCTGGACCCGTTTTCCACCATTCGGATGGACCAGGAATGGCAGTCCAGGAAATCCTAGTTCCTGCCACAAAAGCTGGATTGGTGATTGGAAAGGGTGGTGAAACGATCAAACAGTTACAG GAGCGTGCCGGAGTGAAGATGGTTATGATTCAGGAGGGACCACAGAACACTGGTGCAGACAAACCACTCAGGATTTCAGGAGAACCCTTTAAAGTCCAG caaGCCAAAGAGATGGTGATGGAGCTGATCCGCGATCAGGGCGGCTTCAGAGAGCAGCGTAATGAGTATGGGTCCCGAATGGGAGGCAGTGACTGTAGCTTAGATGTAAGTGAAAGTCTGGAT GTTCCTGTGCCAAGGTTTGCCGTGGGAATTGTGATAGGCAGGAATGGAGAAATGATCAAAAAGATTCAGAATGATACTGGTGTGAGGATTCAGTTTAAACCAG ATGATGGAAGCACCCCAGAGAGAATAGCTCAGATCATGGGCCCACCAGACCGGTCACAGCATGCTGCAGAAATCATCACAGATCTCCTCAGGAGCGTGCAG GCTGGTGGACCACCTGGACCAGGGGGAAGGGGACGAGGACGCGGACAGGGCAACTGGAATATGGGCCCACCAGGTGGACTTCAGGAGTTCAGCTTCACTGTGCCCACAATGAAGACTGGACTCATAATTGGGAAAG GTGGAGAGACTATTAAAAGCATAAGCCAGCAGTCTGGTGCCAGAATCGAGCTGCAGAGGAATCCCCCTCCCAATGCCGATCCCAGCCTGAAAATGTTCACCATCCGTGGGTCTCACCAGCAGATTGACTATGCCAGACAGCTTGTTGAGGAGAAGATTGGG GGTCCGGTAAGTCCTCTGGGTGGTCCACATGGTCCCCCAGGGCCTCATGGAGGTCCAGCTCCTCATGGGCCCCCAGGACCCCCAGGGCCACCTGCTCCAATGGGTCCTTATAACCCAGGACCCTACAACCAGGGCCCACCAGGACCTCA tggTCCTCCTGCACCATATCAGCCACAGGGATGGGGAAATGGCTTCCCACATTGGCAGCAGGGACAACAAGATCCCG GTTTCACAGGTAAAGCAGCAGCAGATGCTAATGCAGCAGCATGGGCAGCTTATTATTCTCAGTATCAGCAACAACCTCAAGCACCCATCGCAGCCACAAACGCTGCCCCAGGGTCTGCACAAACGAACGGACAAA GTCAACAGGGGCAGCAACCACAGGACTACACAAAGGCCTGGGAAGAGTACTACAAAAAACAAG GTCAAGCTGCTCCGGCTGCAGCTGCCGCATCCCAGGCAGGCGGCCAGCCCGATTACAGTGCAGCGTGGGCTGAGTACTACAGACAGCAGGCAGCCTATTACGGGCAGGCCAGCCCCCAGGCCATGCCCCCGCACCCCCCTGCACCACAGGCACAGCAG GGCCAGTAA
- the fubp1 gene encoding far upstream element-binding protein 1 isoform X1 — MADYSSVAPPSSGAAGGMNDAFKDALQRARQIAAKIGGDTGGAPPPTTNEFGYGGQKRPLEDADDSWTGLNSRTHWEGMPPPFKDQPETKKVASQNDPFSSAMGGMNQPQRSVSEEFKVPDGMVGFIIGRGGEQISRLQQESGCKIQIAPDSGGLPDRSVMLTGSLDSIQTAKRLLTEIVEKGRPGPVFHHSDGPGMAVQEILVPATKAGLVIGKGGETIKQLQERAGVKMVMIQEGPQNTGADKPLRISGEPFKVQQAKEMVMELIRDQGGFREQRNEYGSRMGGSDCSLDVSESLDVPVPRFAVGIVIGRNGEMIKKIQNDTGVRIQFKPDDGSTPERIAQIMGPPDRSQHAAEIITDLLRSVQAGGPPGPGGRGRGRGQGNWNMGPPGGLQEFSFTVPTMKTGLIIGKGGETIKSISQQSGARIELQRNPPPNADPSLKMFTIRGSHQQIDYARQLVEEKIGGPVSPLGGPHGPPGPHGGPAPHGPPGPPGPPAPMGPYNPGPYNQGPPGPHGPPAPYQPQGWGNGFPHWQQGQQDPGFTGKAAADANAAAWAAYYSQYQQQPQAPIAATNAAPGSAQTNGQSDQQAPGQSGQADYTKAWEDYYKKLGQQGQQPQDYTKAWEEYYKKQGQAAPAAAAASQAGGQPDYSAAWAEYYRQQAAYYGQASPQAMPPHPPAPQAQQGQ, encoded by the exons ATGGCTGATTACTCTAGCGTGGCTCCTCCGTCCTCCGGCGCAGCTGGCGGGATGAACGACGCTTTTAAAGATGCCTTGCAAAGGGCGAGACAG ATTGCTGCTAAAATCGGCGGGGACACTGGTGGTGCTCCCCCACCCACTACCAATGAGTTTGGTTATGGAGGTCAGAAAAGACCACTAGAAGATGCAG ATGACTCTTGGACAGGTCTGAACAGTAGAACACACTGGGAGGGAATGCCTCCTCCTTTCAAAG ATCAACCAGAGACAAAGAAGGTGGCTTCACAGAATGATC CTTTTTCTTCTGCAATGGGGGGGATGAACCAGCCCCAGAG gtCTGTTTCTGAGGAGTTTAAAGTTCCAGATGGCATGGTTGGATTTA TCATTGGTAGAGGTGGTGAACAAATTTCTCGCCTGCAGCAAGAATCTGGATGTAAAATACAGATTGCCCCTG ACAGTGGTGGACTTCCTGACAGATCTGTGATGTTGACCGGATCCCTCGATTCCATCCA GACTGCAAAGAGGTTATTAACTGAAATTGTAGAGAAGGGTCGACCTGGACCCGTTTTCCACCATTCGGATGGACCAGGAATGGCAGTCCAGGAAATCCTAGTTCCTGCCACAAAAGCTGGATTGGTGATTGGAAAGGGTGGTGAAACGATCAAACAGTTACAG GAGCGTGCCGGAGTGAAGATGGTTATGATTCAGGAGGGACCACAGAACACTGGTGCAGACAAACCACTCAGGATTTCAGGAGAACCCTTTAAAGTCCAG caaGCCAAAGAGATGGTGATGGAGCTGATCCGCGATCAGGGCGGCTTCAGAGAGCAGCGTAATGAGTATGGGTCCCGAATGGGAGGCAGTGACTGTAGCTTAGATGTAAGTGAAAGTCTGGAT GTTCCTGTGCCAAGGTTTGCCGTGGGAATTGTGATAGGCAGGAATGGAGAAATGATCAAAAAGATTCAGAATGATACTGGTGTGAGGATTCAGTTTAAACCAG ATGATGGAAGCACCCCAGAGAGAATAGCTCAGATCATGGGCCCACCAGACCGGTCACAGCATGCTGCAGAAATCATCACAGATCTCCTCAGGAGCGTGCAG GCTGGTGGACCACCTGGACCAGGGGGAAGGGGACGAGGACGCGGACAGGGCAACTGGAATATGGGCCCACCAGGTGGACTTCAGGAGTTCAGCTTCACTGTGCCCACAATGAAGACTGGACTCATAATTGGGAAAG GTGGAGAGACTATTAAAAGCATAAGCCAGCAGTCTGGTGCCAGAATCGAGCTGCAGAGGAATCCCCCTCCCAATGCCGATCCCAGCCTGAAAATGTTCACCATCCGTGGGTCTCACCAGCAGATTGACTATGCCAGACAGCTTGTTGAGGAGAAGATTGGG GGTCCGGTAAGTCCTCTGGGTGGTCCACATGGTCCCCCAGGGCCTCATGGAGGTCCAGCTCCTCATGGGCCCCCAGGACCCCCAGGGCCACCTGCTCCAATGGGTCCTTATAACCCAGGACCCTACAACCAGGGCCCACCAGGACCTCA tggTCCTCCTGCACCATATCAGCCACAGGGATGGGGAAATGGCTTCCCACATTGGCAGCAGGGACAACAAGATCCCG GTTTCACAGGTAAAGCAGCAGCAGATGCTAATGCAGCAGCATGGGCAGCTTATTATTCTCAGTATCAGCAACAACCTCAAGCACCCATCGCAGCCACAAACGCTGCCCCAGGGTCTGCACAAACGAACGGACAAA GTGACCAGCAGGCTCCAGGTCAGAGTGGACAGGCAGATTACACGAAGGCCTGGGAGGATTATTACAAGAAATTGG GTCAACAGGGGCAGCAACCACAGGACTACACAAAGGCCTGGGAAGAGTACTACAAAAAACAAG GTCAAGCTGCTCCGGCTGCAGCTGCCGCATCCCAGGCAGGCGGCCAGCCCGATTACAGTGCAGCGTGGGCTGAGTACTACAGACAGCAGGCAGCCTATTACGGGCAGGCCAGCCCCCAGGCCATGCCCCCGCACCCCCCTGCACCACAGGCACAGCAG GGCCAGTAA
- the fubp1 gene encoding far upstream element-binding protein 1 isoform X2 yields the protein MADYSSVAPPSSGAAGGMNDAFKDALQRARQIAAKIGGDTGGAPPPTTNEFGYGGQKRPLEDADDSWTGLNSRTHWEGMPPPFKDQPETKKVASQNDPFSSAMGGMNQPQRSVSEEFKVPDGMVGFIIGRGGEQISRLQQESGCKIQIAPDSGGLPDRSVMLTGSLDSIQTAKRLLTEIVEKGRPGPVFHHSDGPGMAVQEILVPATKAGLVIGKGGETIKQLQERAGVKMVMIQEGPQNTGADKPLRISGEPFKVQQAKEMVMELIRDQGGFREQRNEYGSRMGGSDCSLDVSESLDVPVPRFAVGIVIGRNGEMIKKIQNDTGVRIQFKPDDGSTPERIAQIMGPPDRSQHAAEIITDLLRSVQAGGPPGPGGRGRGRGQGNWNMGPPGGLQEFSFTVPTMKTGLIIGKGGETIKSISQQSGARIELQRNPPPNADPSLKMFTIRGSHQQIDYARQLVEEKIGGPVSPLGGPHGPPGPHGGPAPHGPPGPPGPPAPMGPYNPGPYNQGPPGPHGPPAPYQPQGWGNGFPHWQQGQQDPGKAAADANAAAWAAYYSQYQQQPQAPIAATNAAPGSAQTNGQSDQQAPGQSGQADYTKAWEDYYKKLGQQGQQPQDYTKAWEEYYKKQGQAAPAAAAASQAGGQPDYSAAWAEYYRQQAAYYGQASPQAMPPHPPAPQAQQGQ from the exons ATGGCTGATTACTCTAGCGTGGCTCCTCCGTCCTCCGGCGCAGCTGGCGGGATGAACGACGCTTTTAAAGATGCCTTGCAAAGGGCGAGACAG ATTGCTGCTAAAATCGGCGGGGACACTGGTGGTGCTCCCCCACCCACTACCAATGAGTTTGGTTATGGAGGTCAGAAAAGACCACTAGAAGATGCAG ATGACTCTTGGACAGGTCTGAACAGTAGAACACACTGGGAGGGAATGCCTCCTCCTTTCAAAG ATCAACCAGAGACAAAGAAGGTGGCTTCACAGAATGATC CTTTTTCTTCTGCAATGGGGGGGATGAACCAGCCCCAGAG gtCTGTTTCTGAGGAGTTTAAAGTTCCAGATGGCATGGTTGGATTTA TCATTGGTAGAGGTGGTGAACAAATTTCTCGCCTGCAGCAAGAATCTGGATGTAAAATACAGATTGCCCCTG ACAGTGGTGGACTTCCTGACAGATCTGTGATGTTGACCGGATCCCTCGATTCCATCCA GACTGCAAAGAGGTTATTAACTGAAATTGTAGAGAAGGGTCGACCTGGACCCGTTTTCCACCATTCGGATGGACCAGGAATGGCAGTCCAGGAAATCCTAGTTCCTGCCACAAAAGCTGGATTGGTGATTGGAAAGGGTGGTGAAACGATCAAACAGTTACAG GAGCGTGCCGGAGTGAAGATGGTTATGATTCAGGAGGGACCACAGAACACTGGTGCAGACAAACCACTCAGGATTTCAGGAGAACCCTTTAAAGTCCAG caaGCCAAAGAGATGGTGATGGAGCTGATCCGCGATCAGGGCGGCTTCAGAGAGCAGCGTAATGAGTATGGGTCCCGAATGGGAGGCAGTGACTGTAGCTTAGATGTAAGTGAAAGTCTGGAT GTTCCTGTGCCAAGGTTTGCCGTGGGAATTGTGATAGGCAGGAATGGAGAAATGATCAAAAAGATTCAGAATGATACTGGTGTGAGGATTCAGTTTAAACCAG ATGATGGAAGCACCCCAGAGAGAATAGCTCAGATCATGGGCCCACCAGACCGGTCACAGCATGCTGCAGAAATCATCACAGATCTCCTCAGGAGCGTGCAG GCTGGTGGACCACCTGGACCAGGGGGAAGGGGACGAGGACGCGGACAGGGCAACTGGAATATGGGCCCACCAGGTGGACTTCAGGAGTTCAGCTTCACTGTGCCCACAATGAAGACTGGACTCATAATTGGGAAAG GTGGAGAGACTATTAAAAGCATAAGCCAGCAGTCTGGTGCCAGAATCGAGCTGCAGAGGAATCCCCCTCCCAATGCCGATCCCAGCCTGAAAATGTTCACCATCCGTGGGTCTCACCAGCAGATTGACTATGCCAGACAGCTTGTTGAGGAGAAGATTGGG GGTCCGGTAAGTCCTCTGGGTGGTCCACATGGTCCCCCAGGGCCTCATGGAGGTCCAGCTCCTCATGGGCCCCCAGGACCCCCAGGGCCACCTGCTCCAATGGGTCCTTATAACCCAGGACCCTACAACCAGGGCCCACCAGGACCTCA tggTCCTCCTGCACCATATCAGCCACAGGGATGGGGAAATGGCTTCCCACATTGGCAGCAGGGACAACAAGATCCCG GTAAAGCAGCAGCAGATGCTAATGCAGCAGCATGGGCAGCTTATTATTCTCAGTATCAGCAACAACCTCAAGCACCCATCGCAGCCACAAACGCTGCCCCAGGGTCTGCACAAACGAACGGACAAA GTGACCAGCAGGCTCCAGGTCAGAGTGGACAGGCAGATTACACGAAGGCCTGGGAGGATTATTACAAGAAATTGG GTCAACAGGGGCAGCAACCACAGGACTACACAAAGGCCTGGGAAGAGTACTACAAAAAACAAG GTCAAGCTGCTCCGGCTGCAGCTGCCGCATCCCAGGCAGGCGGCCAGCCCGATTACAGTGCAGCGTGGGCTGAGTACTACAGACAGCAGGCAGCCTATTACGGGCAGGCCAGCCCCCAGGCCATGCCCCCGCACCCCCCTGCACCACAGGCACAGCAG GGCCAGTAA
- the fubp1 gene encoding far upstream element-binding protein 1 isoform X8, producing the protein MADYSSVAPPSSGAAGGMNDAFKDALQRARQIAAKIGGDTGGAPPPTTNEFGYGGQKRPLEDADDSWTGLNSRTHWEGMPPPFKDQPETKKVASQNDPFSSAMGGMNQPQRSVSEEFKVPDGMVGFIIGRGGEQISRLQQESGCKIQIAPDSGGLPDRSVMLTGSLDSIQTAKRLLTEIVEKGRPGPVFHHSDGPGMAVQEILVPATKAGLVIGKGGETIKQLQERAGVKMVMIQEGPQNTGADKPLRISGEPFKVQQAKEMVMELIRDQGGFREQRNEYGSRMGGSDCSLDVSESLDVPVPRFAVGIVIGRNGEMIKKIQNDTGVRIQFKPDDGSTPERIAQIMGPPDRSQHAAEIITDLLRSVQAGGPPGPGGRGRGRGQGNWNMGPPGGLQEFSFTVPTMKTGLIIGKGGETIKSISQQSGARIELQRNPPPNADPSLKMFTIRGSHQQIDYARQLVEEKIGGPVSPLGGPHGPPGPHGGPAPHGPPGPPGPPAPMGPYNPGPYNQGPPGPHGPPAPYQPQGWGNGFPHWQQGQQDPGKAAADANAAAWAAYYSQYQQQPQAPIAATNAAPGSAQTNGQSQQGQQPQDYTKAWEEYYKKQGQAAPAAAAASQAGGQPDYSAAWAEYYRQQAAYYGQASPQAMPPHPPAPQAQQGQ; encoded by the exons ATGGCTGATTACTCTAGCGTGGCTCCTCCGTCCTCCGGCGCAGCTGGCGGGATGAACGACGCTTTTAAAGATGCCTTGCAAAGGGCGAGACAG ATTGCTGCTAAAATCGGCGGGGACACTGGTGGTGCTCCCCCACCCACTACCAATGAGTTTGGTTATGGAGGTCAGAAAAGACCACTAGAAGATGCAG ATGACTCTTGGACAGGTCTGAACAGTAGAACACACTGGGAGGGAATGCCTCCTCCTTTCAAAG ATCAACCAGAGACAAAGAAGGTGGCTTCACAGAATGATC CTTTTTCTTCTGCAATGGGGGGGATGAACCAGCCCCAGAG gtCTGTTTCTGAGGAGTTTAAAGTTCCAGATGGCATGGTTGGATTTA TCATTGGTAGAGGTGGTGAACAAATTTCTCGCCTGCAGCAAGAATCTGGATGTAAAATACAGATTGCCCCTG ACAGTGGTGGACTTCCTGACAGATCTGTGATGTTGACCGGATCCCTCGATTCCATCCA GACTGCAAAGAGGTTATTAACTGAAATTGTAGAGAAGGGTCGACCTGGACCCGTTTTCCACCATTCGGATGGACCAGGAATGGCAGTCCAGGAAATCCTAGTTCCTGCCACAAAAGCTGGATTGGTGATTGGAAAGGGTGGTGAAACGATCAAACAGTTACAG GAGCGTGCCGGAGTGAAGATGGTTATGATTCAGGAGGGACCACAGAACACTGGTGCAGACAAACCACTCAGGATTTCAGGAGAACCCTTTAAAGTCCAG caaGCCAAAGAGATGGTGATGGAGCTGATCCGCGATCAGGGCGGCTTCAGAGAGCAGCGTAATGAGTATGGGTCCCGAATGGGAGGCAGTGACTGTAGCTTAGATGTAAGTGAAAGTCTGGAT GTTCCTGTGCCAAGGTTTGCCGTGGGAATTGTGATAGGCAGGAATGGAGAAATGATCAAAAAGATTCAGAATGATACTGGTGTGAGGATTCAGTTTAAACCAG ATGATGGAAGCACCCCAGAGAGAATAGCTCAGATCATGGGCCCACCAGACCGGTCACAGCATGCTGCAGAAATCATCACAGATCTCCTCAGGAGCGTGCAG GCTGGTGGACCACCTGGACCAGGGGGAAGGGGACGAGGACGCGGACAGGGCAACTGGAATATGGGCCCACCAGGTGGACTTCAGGAGTTCAGCTTCACTGTGCCCACAATGAAGACTGGACTCATAATTGGGAAAG GTGGAGAGACTATTAAAAGCATAAGCCAGCAGTCTGGTGCCAGAATCGAGCTGCAGAGGAATCCCCCTCCCAATGCCGATCCCAGCCTGAAAATGTTCACCATCCGTGGGTCTCACCAGCAGATTGACTATGCCAGACAGCTTGTTGAGGAGAAGATTGGG GGTCCGGTAAGTCCTCTGGGTGGTCCACATGGTCCCCCAGGGCCTCATGGAGGTCCAGCTCCTCATGGGCCCCCAGGACCCCCAGGGCCACCTGCTCCAATGGGTCCTTATAACCCAGGACCCTACAACCAGGGCCCACCAGGACCTCA tggTCCTCCTGCACCATATCAGCCACAGGGATGGGGAAATGGCTTCCCACATTGGCAGCAGGGACAACAAGATCCCG GTAAAGCAGCAGCAGATGCTAATGCAGCAGCATGGGCAGCTTATTATTCTCAGTATCAGCAACAACCTCAAGCACCCATCGCAGCCACAAACGCTGCCCCAGGGTCTGCACAAACGAACGGACAAA GTCAACAGGGGCAGCAACCACAGGACTACACAAAGGCCTGGGAAGAGTACTACAAAAAACAAG GTCAAGCTGCTCCGGCTGCAGCTGCCGCATCCCAGGCAGGCGGCCAGCCCGATTACAGTGCAGCGTGGGCTGAGTACTACAGACAGCAGGCAGCCTATTACGGGCAGGCCAGCCCCCAGGCCATGCCCCCGCACCCCCCTGCACCACAGGCACAGCAG GGCCAGTAA
- the fubp1 gene encoding far upstream element-binding protein 1 isoform X3, giving the protein MADYSSVAPPSSGAAGGMNDAFKDALQRARQIAAKIGGDTGGAPPPTTNEFGYGGQKRPLEDADDSWTGLNSRTHWEGMPPPFKDQPETKKVASQNDPFSSAMGGMNQPQRSVSEEFKVPDGMVGFIIGRGGEQISRLQQESGCKIQIAPDSGGLPDRSVMLTGSLDSIQTAKRLLTEIVEKGRPGPVFHHSDGPGMAVQEILVPATKAGLVIGKGGETIKQLQERAGVKMVMIQEGPQNTGADKPLRISGEPFKVQQAKEMVMELIRDQGGFREQRNEYGSRMGGSDCSLDVPVPRFAVGIVIGRNGEMIKKIQNDTGVRIQFKPDDGSTPERIAQIMGPPDRSQHAAEIITDLLRSVQAGGPPGPGGRGRGRGQGNWNMGPPGGLQEFSFTVPTMKTGLIIGKGGETIKSISQQSGARIELQRNPPPNADPSLKMFTIRGSHQQIDYARQLVEEKIGGPVSPLGGPHGPPGPHGGPAPHGPPGPPGPPAPMGPYNPGPYNQGPPGPHGPPAPYQPQGWGNGFPHWQQGQQDPGFTGKAAADANAAAWAAYYSQYQQQPQAPIAATNAAPGSAQTNGQSDQQAPGQSGQADYTKAWEDYYKKLGQQGQQPQDYTKAWEEYYKKQGQAAPAAAAASQAGGQPDYSAAWAEYYRQQAAYYGQASPQAMPPHPPAPQAQQGQ; this is encoded by the exons ATGGCTGATTACTCTAGCGTGGCTCCTCCGTCCTCCGGCGCAGCTGGCGGGATGAACGACGCTTTTAAAGATGCCTTGCAAAGGGCGAGACAG ATTGCTGCTAAAATCGGCGGGGACACTGGTGGTGCTCCCCCACCCACTACCAATGAGTTTGGTTATGGAGGTCAGAAAAGACCACTAGAAGATGCAG ATGACTCTTGGACAGGTCTGAACAGTAGAACACACTGGGAGGGAATGCCTCCTCCTTTCAAAG ATCAACCAGAGACAAAGAAGGTGGCTTCACAGAATGATC CTTTTTCTTCTGCAATGGGGGGGATGAACCAGCCCCAGAG gtCTGTTTCTGAGGAGTTTAAAGTTCCAGATGGCATGGTTGGATTTA TCATTGGTAGAGGTGGTGAACAAATTTCTCGCCTGCAGCAAGAATCTGGATGTAAAATACAGATTGCCCCTG ACAGTGGTGGACTTCCTGACAGATCTGTGATGTTGACCGGATCCCTCGATTCCATCCA GACTGCAAAGAGGTTATTAACTGAAATTGTAGAGAAGGGTCGACCTGGACCCGTTTTCCACCATTCGGATGGACCAGGAATGGCAGTCCAGGAAATCCTAGTTCCTGCCACAAAAGCTGGATTGGTGATTGGAAAGGGTGGTGAAACGATCAAACAGTTACAG GAGCGTGCCGGAGTGAAGATGGTTATGATTCAGGAGGGACCACAGAACACTGGTGCAGACAAACCACTCAGGATTTCAGGAGAACCCTTTAAAGTCCAG caaGCCAAAGAGATGGTGATGGAGCTGATCCGCGATCAGGGCGGCTTCAGAGAGCAGCGTAATGAGTATGGGTCCCGAATGGGAGGCAGTGACTGTAGCTTAGAT GTTCCTGTGCCAAGGTTTGCCGTGGGAATTGTGATAGGCAGGAATGGAGAAATGATCAAAAAGATTCAGAATGATACTGGTGTGAGGATTCAGTTTAAACCAG ATGATGGAAGCACCCCAGAGAGAATAGCTCAGATCATGGGCCCACCAGACCGGTCACAGCATGCTGCAGAAATCATCACAGATCTCCTCAGGAGCGTGCAG GCTGGTGGACCACCTGGACCAGGGGGAAGGGGACGAGGACGCGGACAGGGCAACTGGAATATGGGCCCACCAGGTGGACTTCAGGAGTTCAGCTTCACTGTGCCCACAATGAAGACTGGACTCATAATTGGGAAAG GTGGAGAGACTATTAAAAGCATAAGCCAGCAGTCTGGTGCCAGAATCGAGCTGCAGAGGAATCCCCCTCCCAATGCCGATCCCAGCCTGAAAATGTTCACCATCCGTGGGTCTCACCAGCAGATTGACTATGCCAGACAGCTTGTTGAGGAGAAGATTGGG GGTCCGGTAAGTCCTCTGGGTGGTCCACATGGTCCCCCAGGGCCTCATGGAGGTCCAGCTCCTCATGGGCCCCCAGGACCCCCAGGGCCACCTGCTCCAATGGGTCCTTATAACCCAGGACCCTACAACCAGGGCCCACCAGGACCTCA tggTCCTCCTGCACCATATCAGCCACAGGGATGGGGAAATGGCTTCCCACATTGGCAGCAGGGACAACAAGATCCCG GTTTCACAGGTAAAGCAGCAGCAGATGCTAATGCAGCAGCATGGGCAGCTTATTATTCTCAGTATCAGCAACAACCTCAAGCACCCATCGCAGCCACAAACGCTGCCCCAGGGTCTGCACAAACGAACGGACAAA GTGACCAGCAGGCTCCAGGTCAGAGTGGACAGGCAGATTACACGAAGGCCTGGGAGGATTATTACAAGAAATTGG GTCAACAGGGGCAGCAACCACAGGACTACACAAAGGCCTGGGAAGAGTACTACAAAAAACAAG GTCAAGCTGCTCCGGCTGCAGCTGCCGCATCCCAGGCAGGCGGCCAGCCCGATTACAGTGCAGCGTGGGCTGAGTACTACAGACAGCAGGCAGCCTATTACGGGCAGGCCAGCCCCCAGGCCATGCCCCCGCACCCCCCTGCACCACAGGCACAGCAG GGCCAGTAA